A genomic window from Macaca thibetana thibetana isolate TM-01 chromosome 16, ASM2454274v1, whole genome shotgun sequence includes:
- the AATK gene encoding serine/threonine-protein kinase LMTK1 has protein sequence MSSSFFNPSFAFSSHFDPDGAPLSELSWPSSLAVVAVSFSGLFAVIVLMLACLCCKKGGIGFKEFENAEGDEYAADLAQGSPATAAQNGPDVYVLPLTEISLPMAKQPGRSVQLLKSTDLGRHSLLYLKEIGHGWFGKVFLGEVNSGVSSAQVVVKELQASASVQEQMQFLEEVQPYRALKHSNLLQCLAQCAEVTPYLLVMEFCPLGDLKGYLRSCRVAESMAPDPLTLQRMACEVACGVLHLHRNNYVHSDLALRNCLLTADLTVKIGDYGLAHCKYREDYFVTADQLWVPLRWIAPELVDEVHSNLLVVDQTKSGNVWSLGVTIWELFELGTQPYPQHSDQQVLAYAVREQQLKLPKPQLQLTLSDRWYEVMQFCWLQPEQRPTAEEVHLLLSYLCAKGATEAEEEFERRWRSLRPGGGGVGPGPGAAGPTLGGVVELAAASSFPLLEQFAGDGFHADGDDVLTVTETSRGLNFEYKWEAGRGAEAFPATLSPDRPARLQELCAPDGAPPGVVPVLSAHSPSLGSEYFIRLEEATPAAGHDPDCAGCAPSSPAIADQDEDSDGSTAASLAVEPLLGHGPPADVPWGRGDLYPRGSLVRDQLCPSRSPSPSAGPLRLAEGRAKDADWGVAAFCSPFFEDPLGTSPLGSSGAPPLPLTGEEELEEVGARPAAQRGHWRSNVSANNNSGSRCPESWDPSSVGYHADGCCSPKQTPRASPEPAYPGESLLGLQAASSAQEPGCCPGLPHLCPAQGLAPAPCLVTPSWTEAPGSGGDHLQAEPKLATEAEGTAGPCLSLPSVPSPSQEGAPLPSEEASAPDAPGALPDSPTPAAGGEVSATKPASTLNGGGSSPEVEAPSSEDEDTAEATSGIFTDTSSDGLQAERLDVVPAFRSLQKQVGTPDSLDSLDIPSSASDGGYEVFSPSAAGPSGGQPRALDSGYDTENYESPEFVLKESQEGCEPQAFGELTSEGEGPRPEIRLSASLSGLNEKNPYRDSAYFSDLETEAEPTSGPEKCGGDQGPGPELGLPSTGQPSAQASLRPGVPGEAQGSGPGEVLPPPLRPEGSSPDPSTCPSGLVPEPPEPQGPAEVPPGPSPSCSQFFLLTPLPLSSEGNSSELQGPTGLLSGLTPQKRMAGPGTPRAPLRLALPGLPAALEGRPDEEEEDSEDSDESDEELRCYSVQEPSEDSEEEAPAVPVVVAESQSARNLRSLLKMPSLLSEAFCEDLERKKKAVSFFDDVTVYLFDQESPTRELGEPFPGAKESPPTFLMGSPSSPSAPSPPRQADGSPDGSTAKEGGGFAWDDDFPLMQAKAAFAMALDPAAPAPAAPTPAPFSRFTVSPASTSRFSITHVSDSDAESVRGPAAGAGGESKEA, from the exons ACGGCGCCCCGCTCAGCGAGCTGTCCTGGCCATCCTCCCTCGCCGTGGTGGCTGTGTCTTTCTCCGGGCTCTTCGCCGTCATCGTCCTCATGCTGGCCTGCCTGTGCTGTAAGAAGGGCGGCATCGGGTTCAAG gagtttgagaatgcGGAGGGGGATGAGTATGCGGCTGACCTGGCACAGGGCTCCCCGGCCACGGCGGCACAGAACGGGCCCGACGTGTACGTCCTGCCACTCACGGAGATCTCCCTGCCCATGGCCAAGCAGCCTGGGCGCTCAG TGCAGCTCCTCAAGTCCACGGACCTGGGCCGGCACAGCCTCCTATACCTGAAGGAAATCGGCCATGGCTGGTTCGGGAAG GTGTTCCTGGGGGAGGTGAACTCTGGCGTCAGCAGTGCCCAGGTGGTGGTGAAGGAGCTGCAGGCCAGCGCCAGCGTGCAGGAGCAGATGCAGTTCCTGGAGGAGGTGCAGCCCTACAG GGCCCTGAAGCACAGCAACCTGCTCCAGTGCCTGGCCCAGTGTGCCGAGGTGACGCCCTACCTGCTGGTGATGGAGTTCTGCCCGCTG GGGGATCTCAAGGGCTACCTGCGGAGCTGCCGGGTGGCGGAGTCCATGGCGCCCGACCCCCTGACCCTGCAGCGCATGGCCTGTGAGGTGGCCTGCGGCGTCCTGCACCTGCATCGGAACAACTACGTGCACAG CGACCTGGCTCTGCGGAACTGCCTACTCACGGCCGACCTGACGGTGAAGATCGGTGACTACggcctggctcactgcaagtacAGA GAAGACTACTTCGTGACCGCCGACCAGCTGTGGGTGCCTCTGCGCTGGATCGCACCGGAGCTGGTGGACGAGGTGCACAGCAACCTGCTTGTTGTGGACCAGACCAAGAGCGGGAACGTGTG GTCCCTGGGCGTGACCATCTGGGAGCTCTTTGAGCTGGGCACGCAGCCCTACCCCCAGCACTCGGACCAGCAGGTGCTGGCGTACGCGGTCCGGGAGCAGCAGCTCAAGCTGCCCAAGCCCCAGCTGCAGCTGACCCTGTCGGACCGCTG GTACGAGGTGATGCAGTTCTGCTGGCTGCAGCCGGAGCAGCGGCCCACAGCTGAGGAGGTGCACCTGCTGCTGTCCTACCTGTGTGCCAAGGGCGCCACCGAAGCAGAGGAGGAGTTTGAGCGGCGCTGGCGCTCTCTGCGGCCCGGCGGGGGCGGCGTGGGTCCTGGGCCCGGTGCGGCGGGGCCCACGCTGGGCGGGGTGGTGGAGCTCGCCGCCGCCTCGTCCTTCCCGCTGCTGGAGCAGTTCGCGGGCGACGGCTTCCACGCGGATGGCGACGACGTGCTGACAGTGACCGAGACCAGCCGAGGCCTCAACTTTGAGTACAAGTGGGAGGCGGGCCGCGGCGCGGAGGCCTTCCCCGCCACGCTCAGTCCGGACCGCCCCGCACGCCTGCAGGAGCTGTGTGCCCCCGACGGCGCGCCCCCCGGCGTGGTTCCGGTGCTCAGCGCGCACAGCCCCTCGCTGGGCAGCGAGTATTTCATTCGCCTAGAAGAGGCCACGCCCGCCGCCGGCCACGACCCTGACTGCGCCGGCTGCGCCCCCAGTTCACCTGCCATCGCAGACCAGGACGAGGACTCTGACGGCAGCACCGCTGCCTCGCTGGCCGTGGAGCCGCTGCTGGGCCACGGGCCACCCGCCGACGTCCCCTGGGGCCGCGGCGACCTCTACCCTCGCGGAAGCTTGGTGCGGGACCAGCTCTGCCCCTCACGCTCGCCCTCGCCCTCTGCGGGGCCCCTGAGGCTGGCGGAGGGCAGAGCCAAGGATGCAGACTGGGGCGTGGCCGCCTTCTGTTCGCCCTTCTTTGAGGACCCACTGGGCACATCCCCTTTGGGAAGCTCAGGGGCGCCGCCGCTGCCGCTGACTGGcgaggaggagctggaggaggtggGAGCGCGGCCGGCCGCCCAGCGTGGACACTGGCGCTCCAACGTATCTGCCAATAACAACAGCGGCAGCCGCTGTCCAGAGTCCTGGGACCCCAGCTCTGTGGGCTACCACGCTGATGGCTGCTGCAGTCCGAAGCAGACCCCGCGGGCCTCCCCTGAGCCGGCATACCCCGGGGAGTCTCTGCTTGGGCTGCAGGCAGCCTCCTCTGCCCAGGAGCCAGGCTGTTGTCCCGGCCTCCCCCATCTATGccctgcccagggcctggcacctgCCCCCTGCCTGGTCACACCCTCCTGGACAGAGGCACCTGGTAGTGGGGGTGACCACCTGCAGGCAGAGCCCAAGCTTGCCACGGAGGCCGAGGGCACTGCCGGACCCTGCCTGTCCCTTCCTTCtgtcccctccccatcccaggaGGGAGCCCCACTTCCCTCAGAGGAGGCCAGTGCCCCCGATGCCCCTGGCGCCCTGCCTGACTCGCCCACGCCTGCTGCTGGTGGCGAGGTGTCTGCCACCAAGCCGGCTTCCACCCTGAATGGTGGTGGCAGCTCCCCTGAGGTGGAGGCACCCAGCAGTGAGGATGAGGACACAGCTGAGGCCACCTCAGGCATCTTCACTGACACGTCCAGTGACGGCCTGCAGGCCGagaggctggatgtggtgccAGCCTTCCGCTCTCTGCAGAAGCAGGTGGGGACTCCTGACTCCCTGGACTCCCTGGACATCCCGTCCTCAGCCAGTGATGGTGGCTATGAGGTCTTCAGCCCGTCGGCCGCTGGCCCCTCTGGAGGGCAGCCCCGAGCACTGGACAGTGGCTATGACACGGAGAACTATGAGTCCCCCGAGTTTGTGCTCAAGGAGTCACAGGAAGGGTGCGAGCCCCAGGCCTTTGGGGAGCTGACCTCAGAGGGAGAGGGCCCCAGGCCCGAGATACGGCTCTCTGCCTCCCTCAGTGGCCTCAACGAGAAGAACCCCTACCGAGACTCTGCGTACTTCTCAGACCTGGAGACTGAGGCCGAGCCCACCTCGGGCCCAGAGAAGTGTGGCGGGGACCAAGGTCCTGGGCCAGAGCTGGGCCTGCCGAGCACTGGGCAGCCATCTGCACAGGCCTCCCTCAGGCCTGGGGTTCCTGGGGAGGCACAAGGCTCTGGCCCCGGGGAGGTGCTGCCCCCACCGCTGCGGCCTGAAGGGTCCTCCCCAGACCCCAGCACCTGCCCCTCAGGCCTGGTCCCAGAGCCTCCAGAGCCCCAAGGCCCAGCCGAGGTGCCGCCTGGGCCCAGCCCCAGCTGCTCCCAGTTTTTCCTGCTGACCCCGCTTCCGCTGAGCTCAGAAGGCAACAGCTCTGAGCTCCAGGGGCCCACAGGACTGTTGTCAGGGCTGACTCCACAAAAGCGGATGGCGGGCCCAGGCACCCCCCGAGCCCCACTCCGCCTGGCTCTGCCTGGCCTCCCTGCGGCCTTGGAGGGCCGGccggacgaggaggaggaggacagtgAGGACAGCGACGAGTCTGACGAGGAGCTCCGCTGCTACAGCGTCCAGGAGCCTAGCGAGGACAGCGAGGAGGAGGCGCCCGCGGTGCCCGTGGTGGTGGCTGAGAGCCAGAGCGCGCGCAACCTGCGCAGCCTGCTCAAGATGCCCAGCCTGCTGTCCGAGGCCTTCTGCGAGGACCTGGAACGCAAGAAGAAGGCCGTGTCCTTCTTCGACGACGTCACCGTCTACCTCTTCGACCAG GAAAGCCCCACCCGGGAGCTCGGGGAGCCCTTCCCGGGTGCTAAGGAGTCGCCCCCCACGTTCCTTATGGGGAGCCCCAGCTCTCCCAGCGCCCCCAGCCCGCCGCGGCAGGCTGATGGCTCCCCAGATGGCTCCACTGCGAAAGAGG GTGGCGGGTTTGCGTGGGACGACGACTTCCCGCTGATGCAGGCCAAGGCAGCCTTCGCCATGGCCCTGGACCCGGCCGCACCCGCCCCAGCTGCGCCCACGCCCGCTCCCTTCTCGCGCTTCACGGTGTCGCCCGCTTCCACATCCCGCTTCTCCATCACGCACGTGTCTGATTCAGACGCTGAGTCCGTGAGAG GCCCTGCAGCAGGTGCCGGGGGTGAGAGTAAAGAGGCTTGA